One stretch of Rathayibacter festucae DSM 15932 DNA includes these proteins:
- a CDS encoding glycosyltransferase, with product MSQFLFVCSGGGHLKQLFTLSSRFGIDPADQHWVTFDNGLSRSLLEGRRVTYSRFAAPRDARPIAENALIAHRILAKGDYSAVFSTGSSPAVSFMPEASLRGIECHYIESAARADGPSITGKIMARLPGVNTYTQYPVWADERWLFGGSIFDAYTTGPDQPVSAIRRAVISVGTQDLYPFDRLIAASVPLLKDAEVLWQTGLADVSPYGIEGRASVPHHELQEAVKEADVVIAHAGTGAAITAIENGKVPILVPRLVARGEHIDDHQIQIARELDQRGLAIAAAPEELTEELLLRAASRTAALAPTVPPFRFSPSRARSRRRASASVPSWRPERGDTRFETA from the coding sequence ATGTCACAGTTCCTGTTCGTCTGCTCCGGTGGAGGGCATCTCAAACAGCTCTTCACGCTGTCCTCCCGCTTCGGGATCGACCCCGCCGACCAGCACTGGGTGACCTTCGACAACGGCCTCAGCCGCTCCCTCCTCGAGGGCCGCCGCGTCACCTACAGCCGCTTCGCCGCTCCCCGCGACGCCCGCCCGATCGCCGAGAACGCGCTGATCGCGCATCGGATCCTGGCCAAGGGCGACTACTCCGCCGTCTTCAGCACCGGCTCGAGCCCCGCCGTGTCGTTCATGCCCGAGGCCTCGCTCCGCGGCATCGAGTGCCACTACATCGAGAGCGCCGCGCGCGCCGACGGCCCCTCGATCACCGGCAAGATCATGGCCCGCCTCCCGGGCGTGAACACCTACACGCAGTACCCGGTCTGGGCGGACGAGCGCTGGCTCTTCGGCGGCTCGATCTTCGACGCGTACACGACCGGGCCCGACCAGCCCGTCTCCGCGATCCGCCGCGCGGTGATCTCCGTCGGCACCCAGGACCTCTACCCCTTCGACCGGCTGATCGCCGCGTCCGTGCCGCTGCTGAAGGACGCCGAGGTGCTCTGGCAGACCGGCCTCGCCGACGTCTCCCCCTACGGCATCGAGGGCCGCGCGAGCGTGCCGCACCACGAGCTGCAGGAGGCCGTGAAGGAGGCGGACGTCGTCATCGCCCATGCGGGCACCGGCGCCGCCATCACGGCCATCGAGAACGGCAAGGTGCCGATCCTCGTGCCGCGCCTCGTCGCGCGCGGCGAGCACATCGACGATCACCAGATCCAGATCGCCCGCGAGCTCGACCAGCGCGGCCTGGCGATCGCCGCCGCCCCGGAGGAGCTGACCGAGGAGCTGCTGCTGCGCGCCGCGAGCCGCACCGCCGCGCTGGCTCCCACCGTGCCGCCGTTCCGCTTCAGCCCGTCCCGCGCGCGCTCGCGCCGCCGCGCCTCCGCGAGCGTCCCCTCCTGGCGCCCCGAGCGCGGCGACACTCGCTTCGAGACCGCCTGA
- a CDS encoding lipopolysaccharide biosynthesis protein produces the protein MEPRRDDARVTGLTPAGGSSARHGTTASDAQIEAAIDDTAHTTETLATDAIAQSPTVGDGPNLPPTAQKSSLGHTASRGVIQTLGGLWGKTAIQLISTIVLARLLTPEDFGLLVSITAIVGVADLVRDFGLTGAIIQSKKLSEEIWRSVLWLSVALGVVGTLAIAGSAWLIAGFYQNDQLIILTLAVAPTLFINSLCMPLQARVQKEMKFGLMAKIDVVSMLVGVSASIVAGLLGWGVWALVVLQGGALLYRLVALWVAARPTFGRPRISKAVIPLVSTGGSIFGVQLLNYFARNVDNVVIAAQLGTGVLGQYSKAYGLFLLPLQQLNGPLGRVALPVLSSLQDDAERYRRYVRGALLVVGYLTLPTFGVLAALSGPLIDLILGPQWTSAAMILSLLSIAGIAQGIGNVQGWIYISLGRVHRQLIYYVVTRPIVIASFFVGIWWNGVEGLALLYGLTTLALLVPGFWLAIRGTFVRGSDIVSPVLRPVLVVPFMFGAAWAVGAYTDLPAIVHLLVGGLASLVPLALAMAIPAYRRDMNQILAFVKQVRKPKPKGPATSAAPAAQTTPADGGTA, from the coding sequence ATGGAACCGCGACGAGACGACGCGCGCGTGACGGGGTTGACCCCCGCGGGCGGCTCCTCCGCCCGCCACGGCACCACGGCGAGCGACGCCCAGATCGAGGCGGCGATCGACGACACCGCGCACACCACCGAGACGCTGGCGACCGACGCGATCGCGCAGTCGCCGACCGTGGGGGACGGGCCGAACCTGCCGCCGACCGCGCAGAAGTCCAGCCTCGGCCACACGGCCAGCCGTGGCGTGATCCAGACCCTCGGCGGGCTCTGGGGCAAGACCGCGATCCAGCTGATCTCGACCATCGTGCTCGCGCGCCTGCTCACTCCGGAGGACTTCGGTCTGCTCGTGTCGATCACGGCCATCGTCGGTGTCGCCGACCTGGTCCGCGACTTCGGCCTGACCGGTGCGATCATCCAGTCGAAGAAGCTGAGCGAGGAGATCTGGCGGTCGGTGCTCTGGCTGTCCGTGGCGCTCGGCGTCGTGGGCACTCTCGCGATCGCGGGCTCGGCCTGGCTCATCGCGGGCTTCTATCAGAACGACCAGCTGATCATCCTCACGCTCGCCGTCGCGCCGACTCTGTTCATCAACAGCCTCTGCATGCCGCTCCAGGCGCGCGTGCAGAAGGAGATGAAGTTCGGCCTGATGGCGAAGATCGACGTCGTGTCGATGCTCGTCGGGGTGAGCGCCTCGATCGTCGCGGGACTCCTCGGCTGGGGCGTCTGGGCGCTGGTCGTCCTCCAGGGCGGCGCTCTGCTCTACCGTCTCGTCGCGCTCTGGGTCGCGGCCCGTCCGACCTTCGGACGTCCCCGCATCTCGAAGGCGGTCATCCCCCTCGTCTCGACCGGCGGCAGCATCTTCGGCGTTCAGCTGCTGAACTACTTCGCCCGCAACGTGGACAACGTGGTCATCGCCGCGCAGCTCGGCACCGGCGTTCTCGGTCAGTACAGCAAGGCCTACGGGCTCTTCCTGCTCCCGCTCCAGCAGCTCAACGGCCCGCTGGGCCGCGTCGCGCTGCCGGTTCTGAGCTCGCTGCAGGACGACGCCGAGCGGTACCGCCGGTACGTCCGCGGAGCACTGCTCGTCGTCGGCTATCTGACGCTGCCCACGTTCGGCGTGCTCGCGGCTCTGTCCGGACCGCTGATCGATCTGATCCTCGGCCCGCAGTGGACGAGTGCCGCGATGATCCTCTCGCTCCTCTCGATCGCCGGCATCGCGCAGGGCATCGGCAACGTGCAGGGCTGGATCTACATCTCGCTCGGGCGCGTGCACCGCCAGCTGATCTACTACGTCGTCACCCGCCCGATCGTCATCGCCTCCTTCTTCGTCGGCATCTGGTGGAACGGTGTCGAGGGTCTGGCCCTGCTCTACGGGCTCACGACGCTCGCGCTCCTCGTGCCGGGCTTCTGGCTCGCCATCCGCGGCACCTTCGTGCGCGGATCCGACATCGTCAGTCCGGTGCTGCGCCCCGTCCTCGTCGTGCCGTTCATGTTCGGCGCGGCCTGGGCCGTCGGCGCGTACACCGACCTGCCCGCGATCGTCCACCTGCTCGTCGGCGGACTCGCCTCGCTGGTGCCGCTGGCGCTCGCGATGGCGATCCCGGCCTACCGCCGCGACATGAACCAGATCCTCGCGTTCGTGAAGCAGGTCCGGAAGCCCAAGCCCAAGGGCCCGGCGACCTCTGCCGCGCCTGCCGCGCAGACCACCCCGGCCGATGGAGGCACTGCATGA
- a CDS encoding GDSL-type esterase/lipase family protein: MTRTTRSRRAGVLAVVAVAAALLAGCTSAPAPAETTEPAASGELPFAAGSIAALGDSISVGVAACGQNKPCPSASWTTGEDETVDSVARRAGESVGAVPEIENVASKGATSAELPGQAEKAVAAAPDLVTVLIGANDVCRKNSADITTPDAFRANVTTALTTLSTGAPEATIFVSSVPNLLDFFETERTDAEAVSRWAGSSNCNSLLYQPTSDDADAQARRDNVSTTIDAYNDVLADVCGATANCVYDQGALHDFDVTSDDISDVDHFHPSLAGQAKLADIAWTALLANAS, encoded by the coding sequence ATGACCCGCACCACCCGCTCCCGTCGCGCCGGCGTCCTCGCCGTCGTGGCCGTCGCCGCCGCGCTGCTGGCCGGCTGCACCTCCGCCCCGGCTCCCGCCGAGACGACCGAGCCCGCCGCCTCGGGCGAGCTGCCCTTCGCGGCCGGCTCGATCGCCGCGCTGGGCGACTCGATCTCGGTCGGCGTGGCCGCCTGCGGGCAGAACAAGCCCTGCCCCAGCGCGTCCTGGACCACCGGCGAGGACGAGACGGTCGACTCGGTCGCCCGCCGCGCCGGCGAGTCGGTCGGAGCCGTGCCGGAGATCGAGAACGTCGCCTCCAAGGGCGCGACCTCGGCCGAGCTGCCCGGCCAGGCCGAGAAGGCGGTCGCCGCCGCTCCCGACCTGGTCACCGTCCTGATCGGCGCGAACGACGTCTGCCGCAAGAACAGCGCCGACATCACGACGCCGGACGCCTTCCGCGCCAACGTCACGACCGCGCTGACGACGCTCTCCACCGGCGCTCCCGAGGCGACGATCTTCGTCTCCTCGGTGCCGAACCTGCTCGACTTCTTCGAGACCGAGCGGACCGACGCCGAGGCCGTCTCGCGCTGGGCCGGCAGCTCCAACTGCAACTCGCTGCTCTACCAGCCCACGTCGGACGACGCGGACGCGCAGGCCCGCCGCGACAACGTCTCGACGACGATCGACGCCTACAACGACGTCCTCGCCGACGTCTGCGGCGCCACCGCGAACTGCGTCTACGACCAGGGCGCCCTGCACGACTTCGACGTCACCTCCGATGACATCTCGGACGTCGACCACTTCCACCCGTCCCTGGCGGGCCAGGCGAAGCTCGCGGACATCGCCTGGACGGCGCTGCTCGCGAACGCCTCCTGA
- a CDS encoding O-antigen ligase family protein, whose amino-acid sequence MSTPTLKGTPLGVPGNDDPYAGEILVRRTFTVRAVLSTVLLAAVAVAAVYYLNPLYAGAILFGISFLYLTRKLVFNWTGAFIVLLGVIMFIPVRYYALPIPLGFALEPYRLVIVLMVVAAIVALMIDPTFVWRPAAFGWPLGIWVASSLLSIAANVQFISEGALGSGVAGAIVNDLLMLSVYFVARLVMRNEKLVEAFLTFLVWSAVVVAFFAVIERATQQNVFTMLDKFLPLERLGAEQEAYRAGGYRSFGSSQHPIALAVMFTMMIPIAIYLSKYARWPFNEINRRIIYYGTILALLLGVVTAVSRTAIVTLGVMFLLTVILRPKVGGYLLLGMVPVLGLGFVLIPKILTDMIGSFLDPDALIASQYTSAGMAGAGRLADLEPAMAIVREHPFFGTGVGSRIVVGEDKNAFILDNQWLGTLLDGGAVGVIGLAVLFLVPIVMLLRYSFKSTTTPQYASLAFAVAVLLLGYTIAAYFYDAFGFFQSFMLFWILLAVGAWVLTEAPRKSTRRRLSPEEAGHVSAFTRGGPHIPVGQPALGSHVGAHVVRKPTQIES is encoded by the coding sequence GCGGCCGTGGCCGTCGCAGCGGTCTACTACCTCAATCCGCTGTACGCGGGGGCGATCCTCTTCGGGATCTCCTTCCTGTACCTGACGCGCAAGCTGGTCTTCAACTGGACCGGCGCGTTCATCGTCCTGCTCGGCGTGATCATGTTCATCCCGGTGCGCTACTACGCGCTGCCGATCCCGCTCGGCTTCGCTCTGGAGCCGTACCGGCTCGTCATCGTGCTGATGGTCGTCGCGGCGATCGTCGCGCTGATGATCGACCCGACCTTCGTCTGGCGCCCGGCCGCGTTCGGCTGGCCGCTGGGCATCTGGGTGGCGTCGAGCCTGCTCTCGATCGCCGCGAACGTGCAGTTCATCTCCGAGGGCGCCCTCGGCAGCGGTGTCGCCGGCGCGATCGTCAACGACCTGCTGATGCTCTCGGTCTACTTCGTCGCCCGGCTCGTGATGCGCAACGAGAAGCTCGTCGAGGCCTTCCTGACCTTCCTGGTCTGGTCGGCCGTCGTCGTCGCCTTCTTCGCGGTCATCGAGCGCGCGACGCAGCAGAACGTCTTCACGATGCTCGACAAGTTCCTGCCGCTCGAGCGCCTCGGCGCCGAGCAGGAGGCCTACCGGGCCGGCGGCTACCGCTCGTTCGGCTCGTCGCAGCACCCGATCGCGCTGGCCGTCATGTTCACCATGATGATCCCGATCGCGATCTACCTCTCGAAGTACGCCCGCTGGCCCTTCAACGAGATCAACCGCCGGATCATCTACTACGGCACGATCCTCGCCCTGCTGCTCGGCGTCGTCACCGCGGTCTCGCGCACGGCGATCGTCACGCTCGGCGTGATGTTCCTGCTGACGGTCATCCTGCGTCCGAAGGTCGGCGGCTACCTGCTCCTGGGCATGGTGCCGGTGCTCGGCCTCGGCTTCGTGCTGATCCCGAAGATCCTCACGGACATGATCGGGTCCTTCCTCGACCCGGACGCGCTCATCGCCTCGCAGTACACCTCCGCGGGCATGGCGGGCGCGGGCCGCCTGGCCGACCTCGAGCCGGCCATGGCGATCGTGCGCGAGCACCCCTTCTTCGGAACGGGAGTCGGCAGCCGCATCGTGGTGGGCGAGGACAAGAACGCGTTCATCCTCGACAACCAGTGGCTGGGCACGCTGCTCGACGGCGGCGCCGTGGGCGTCATCGGCCTGGCCGTGCTGTTCCTCGTCCCGATCGTGATGCTGCTGCGCTACTCGTTCAAGAGCACCACCACGCCGCAGTACGCGAGCCTCGCGTTCGCCGTCGCGGTTCTGCTGCTCGGCTACACGATCGCCGCGTACTTCTACGACGCCTTCGGTTTCTTCCAGTCCTTCATGCTGTTCTGGATCCTGCTGGCCGTCGGCGCCTGGGTGCTCACCGAGGCTCCGCGGAAGTCGACCCGCCGGCGCCTGTCGCCGGAGGAGGCGGGGCACGTCTCCGCCTTCACCCGCGGGGGCCCCCACATCCCCGTCGGGCAGCCCGCCCTCGGCTCGCACGTCGGCGCTCACGTCGTCCGCAAGCCGACGCAGATCGAGTCGTGA
- a CDS encoding glycosyltransferase family 2 protein: protein MSARVSVVIPAHDEGAVIARLLRALVAGDPEGRLEIVVGANGCTDDTAAVARAVDPRILVAETPRASKIAGLNAADELATVLPRIYVDADVSVSAETLLALGDELARPGGPLAAAPEFRVDTRGASWPVRAHYSIWELSDYRAPGLVGSGIYGLSAEGRSRFGAFPEIIADDRFVQQLFTPEERLTLPGRSFSVKAPRRMRNQIKRTVRIAIGNAQLAASGLVPEQAGAGGGGGPVALLKRVLRRPALWPAFPIYCYGYLRPRLEARSIIARGGVPEWNRDETTRA, encoded by the coding sequence GTGAGCGCACGCGTCAGCGTCGTCATCCCCGCGCACGACGAGGGGGCGGTGATCGCCCGGCTCCTCCGCGCCCTGGTGGCCGGGGACCCGGAGGGCCGGCTCGAGATCGTGGTCGGCGCGAACGGCTGCACCGACGACACCGCGGCTGTGGCGCGGGCCGTCGATCCGCGGATCCTGGTGGCGGAGACGCCCCGGGCCTCGAAGATCGCCGGCCTCAACGCGGCCGACGAGCTCGCCACGGTCCTCCCGAGGATCTACGTGGACGCGGACGTCTCGGTCTCGGCCGAGACGCTCCTGGCGCTCGGCGACGAGCTGGCCCGCCCCGGCGGACCGCTCGCCGCGGCGCCGGAGTTCCGCGTCGACACCCGCGGGGCCTCGTGGCCCGTGCGGGCGCACTACTCGATCTGGGAGCTGTCCGACTACCGGGCCCCGGGCCTGGTCGGCTCCGGGATCTACGGCCTCTCGGCCGAGGGGCGCAGCCGCTTCGGCGCGTTCCCCGAGATCATCGCGGACGACCGCTTCGTCCAGCAGCTCTTCACCCCCGAGGAGCGGCTGACGCTCCCCGGCCGGTCCTTCTCCGTGAAGGCGCCGCGCCGGATGCGCAACCAGATCAAGCGCACCGTCCGCATCGCGATCGGCAACGCCCAGCTGGCGGCCTCCGGGCTCGTGCCCGAGCAGGCCGGCGCCGGCGGCGGCGGCGGCCCGGTCGCGCTGCTGAAGCGCGTCCTGCGCCGGCCCGCCCTGTGGCCGGCCTTCCCGATCTACTGCTACGGCTATCTGCGACCCCGCCTCGAGGCGCGGTCGATCATCGCTCGAGGAGGCGTACCCGAATGGAACCGCGACGAGACGACGCGCGCGTGA